One Bos taurus isolate L1 Dominette 01449 registration number 42190680 breed Hereford chromosome 3, ARS-UCD2.0, whole genome shotgun sequence DNA window includes the following coding sequences:
- the NDUFS5 gene encoding NADH dehydrogenase [ubiquinone] iron-sulfur protein 5, with protein MPFFDVQKRLGVDLDRWMTIQSAEQPHKIPSRCHAFEKEWIECAHGIGSIRAEKECKIEFEDFRECLLRQKTMKRLHAIRRQREKLIKEGKYTPPPHHSGQEEPRS; from the exons ATGcctttctttgatgtgcagaaaaGGCTGGGTGTTGACCTAGATCGCTGGATGACAATCCAGAGTGCTGAGCAGCCTCACAAGATCCCATCCCGATGCCATGCTTTTGAGAAGGAATGGATAGAGTGTGCACATGGAATCGGCAGTATCCGAGCAGAGAAGGAGTGCAAAATAGAATTTGAGGATTTCAGAGAGTGTCTGCTTCGACAGAAAACG ATGAAACGTCTGCATGCCATCAGGAGACAGCGGGAAAAGCTAATCAAGGAAGGGAAGTACACACCCCCACCTCACCACTCAGGCCAGGAGGAACCTCGGTCCTGA